Proteins encoded by one window of Dendropsophus ebraccatus isolate aDenEbr1 chromosome 4, aDenEbr1.pat, whole genome shotgun sequence:
- the LOC138789742 gene encoding NAD(P)H dehydrogenase [quinone] 1-like, translated as MFVGKRALVVLAHPEHTSFNYGMKEAAVEALEKDGWEVTVSDLYTMKFNPLVSRDDITEKILDPENFKYGPESMNAWKEGRLSEDIVKEQKKLEAADLVIFQYPMFWFGLPAMLKGWFDRVLTQGFAYTLSSMFDNGPFKNKKAVLSFTTGGLESMYSPIGINGDVNVLLWPIQRGILNFCGFQVLEPQINFSIAHTPPEKRSLLLEAWQARLSKIMEEKPISFAANEDFDLSFAGGFVLKKEVLENNSSKKYGLTVGQHAGKALPPDNQVKAGSTRL; from the exons ATGTTTGTAGGAAAACGTGCTCTCGTGGTGCTGGCTCATCCAGAGCACACGTCCTTTAATTATGGAATGAAGGAGGCGGCTGTGGAGGCTTTAGAGAAAGATGGATGGGAGGTCACCGTGTCTGATCTATATACCATGAAGTTTAACCCCCTAGTGTCCAGGGATGATATTACAG AAAAAATTCTGGATCCTGAAAATTTCAAATACGGCCCAGAATCAATGAATGCCTGGAAGGAAGGACGACTCAGTGAAGACATTGTAAAAGAGCAGAAGAAGCTGGAAGCTGCGGATCTTGTGATATTTCAG TACCCTATGTTCTGGTTTGGACTCCCTGCCATGCTCAAGGGCTGGTTTGATCGAGTTTTAACCCAGGGATTTGCTTACACTCTATCATCCATGTTCGACAACGGGCCATTTAAG AATAAAAAGGCAGTTCTGTCTTTCACCACTGGAGGGCTGGAATCCATGTACAGCCCAATTGGGATCAATGGAGATGTCAATGTCCTTCTTTGGCCAATACAG AGAGGAATTTTGAACTTTTGCGGCTTCCAAGTGCTGGAGCCTCAGATCAATTTCAGCATTGCACATACTCCTCCTGAGAAACGCTCTCTGCTCCTGGAGGCATGGCAGGCTCGCCTGAGCAAGATCATGGAAGAAAAACCCATCAGCTTTGCAGCCAATGAGGATTTTGACCTTTCCTTTGCAGGAGGGTTTGTACTAAAGAAGGAAGTGCTAGAGAATAATTCTAGTAAAAAATATGGGTTGACTGTGGGTCAACATGCGGGTAAAGCCTTACCTCCTGATAATCAAGTAAAAGCTGGCAGCACCAGGCTCTGA